DNA sequence from the Oxalobacteraceae sp. CFBP 8761 genome:
TACTTGGTGGTAGCAGCAGCGTCAGCAGCTTGGGTAGCCGAGGTCTGAGCAGCGGCAGCAGCGTCGGTTGCGGTCGAAGCAGCAGCAGCTGCGTCGGTTGCAGCAGCGTCAGCAGCAGCAGCAGCTGGAGCGGTTGCGTCAGCAGCTGGCATGGTTGCGTCAGCAGGAGCGACGACAGCAGCTGGGGTTTCGGTCACTGGTGCGACTGGAGCTTCTTCTTTCTTAGCGCAAGCAGCCAGGGTAACAGCGAACAGGGAAGCGATCAGCAGGGATTTTTTCATGGTTTTTTCCTTAGTATTTACAAAAGTAGAACTACTTGATACGAATAATAATTACCGGTAATTATTTCTCGATGGAATTCTCGTGCCTTCACAAATAGCAAGACTGCCACGGGCGCAACGGAACCTTCCTGATTGATATTATAGACAATTTTACAGTTTCGCAATAGCTAACACATGCTCTGGTGTAAGAATTTTCCGCTTTGATAAGCTTCATATTGTTACAAGATGCTACGCAAATAGCGAAACACCTAAGAATTAACTCCTGGGCAACTAATTGTGCTTTTCGTAGCGTACTTACAACCCAGTGGTCGTCGGGTGCAGTGTCGGTCGGGAAGCTTCCCAGATCGCTTCGAACCGGTGGTGGGGAATATCCACGGCACGCGGATCGTCGAAGTTGGCTTCACCACGCATGTGGTCGCTATGAAAGCGGCGTACCACGTGCTGTTCGTCGGCGATGCAGAACGAATCGGTCAGTTGGCGCAGGTTTTTCGGGCTCTGGCGGCATTCACACGCGTGGCCGTAGTCGCGCAGCAGACGCAGAAAACGCGGGAAGTGGCGCTCGATGTGGCCCGGCTCGTGCAGCGCAAGGCGCAAGGTGCCGCCCCGTTGCAGGAAGGCGCGCAGCGCCGCATCCACCTGGACGGCGCCCAGCGCAAATACTGCACCATCCGGATCGAACACGCGCAGGCTGTGCTGCGCGGCCGCCACGACGGCGAGAAGTTGCGTCTCGCAGTCGCGCCGGGTGTCGAACGGGATGGCGCGCGCATCCATGGTCAGCCCAGCTCGACCCAGCCGTCCTGATACCAGGCGTACAGGGATTCGGTGACGTCGTCGGTGGCTTTACCGAGCGTGGCGCCATCGATGCGGCGGTCGTTGGCAAGCACGTCGAGCACCACCTTGTCGGCGCGGCCGGCGGCCAGCGATTCGCCATTGATGAACACGTTCTTGCCGCGGTACAGCATCAACGTCTTGCTCGACAATTTGATGCCGCGCTTGGCGGCCGTTTCCATGAAACGGCCGAAGGTCAGCGGCTTGGCGGGCGGCGTGAAGAACACATTGTGCTTCGGCTCGGACATGTGCTCGCCGAGGAAGATGGTGACGTCTTCTTCATCCCAGCGCACCTTGTTGAGCTCTTCGGTAACGGTGGCGAGCATGTGCTTCGGAATCTCGGCCGGGTTCTTTGCTTCTTGCAATTCCGGATCGGCGTAGCGGCCCGGCAGGTCGATCGAATCGGCCATGAATTGCAGGAACGCTTCGCCCAGTTCCTGGAACGACGGCGAACGGAAACCAATGGAATACGTCATGCATTCGCCTTCGGCGATGCCGTCGTGCGCGTACTGTGGTGGCAGGTACAGCATGTCGCCCGGCTCGAGCACGAACTCTTCTTCGGCCTCGAAATTGGCCAGGATCTTGAGCGGCAAGCCTTCGATGATCGTCAGGTCCTGCTGCGCGCCGATGCGCCAGCGGCGCTTGCCGTGCGCCTGCAGCAGGAACACGTCGTACGAATCGTAATGCGGGCCGACGCCGGCGCCGTCGGTGGCAAAGCTCACCATCAGGTCGTCCAGGCGGGCGTCCGGCACGAAGCGGAACTGGCGCAGCAGCTCGTCGGCGCGCTCGTCATGCAGGTTCACGCCCTGGACCAGCATCGTCCAGTTGGGCTCGCTGCGGGCCGGCAATTCGGTGAGGGGGCCGTGCTGCATGTCCCACTCGCCGTCGCGCAGCGAGACCAGGCGCGATTCGACATGGTTCAGTGCGGCCAGCTCGGCCAGCTTCTCGAACTTGAGCAGCGGCTTGAAGCCGGGGATGGCGCCACGGATCAGCAGCGGCTTCTTGTGCCAGTAGTCGCGCAAGAATTCAGCAGGGGAAAGATTCCCCAAAAGCGGTAATTTTTTCATGCGACATTATAACCAGCCGAAGCGGGACCTAGACCCATCGAGAGTATAATCCGCAGCTCACAATGAAAGGATGGACGATGAAGATTGCTAAAGACACAGTCGTGACGGTTAACTATAAACTGTCGGATGCCCAGAACAATCTGATCGAGGAGGGCTCCCAGCCGATGGTGTACCTGCATGGCGGCTACGAGAATACCCTGCCGAAGATCGAAGAAGAGCTGGACGGCAAAGAAACCGGCTACGCCTCGACGATCCAGGTGGAGCCAGACGACGCGTTCGGCGACTACGAGCCAGAGCTGGTCAAGGTCGAAGAGCGTTCGCGCCTGCCGGAACCGATCGAAGTCGGCATGCAGTTTGAAGGCGTGGCCGAAAACGGCGACGACGAGCCGGTGATTTTCACCGTCACCGAAATCGCTGACGACAAGGTCGTCCTGGATGGCAACCATCCACTGGCCGGCATGGCTCTGCGCTTTGACCTGTCCGTGGTCGACGTGCGCGCTGCGACCGCCGAAGAAATCCAGCACGGTCACGTGCACGGCGCTGGCGGTCATCATCACGAGATCGATGACAGCGATGATGGCGACCACTTCCGTACCCAGCCGCTGCAGTAATCCGGTTGGTGCGCGGCCACCGCATCACGCGGTGGCCGCGTTTGTAATTTCTGTTCTACTGCTTCGCGTCCACCACCGTAAACGCCGCATCTTTCCCCAGCATCACATTCACCTCGACCGCCTTGGTTCCCACTGACAGCTGTCCCAGATTGCCTTTCCATGCGATCTGCGGCTTGTGGCCACCTGGCGCGTCACTGTCGACCAGCAGCACCTTCCCATCGAACTTGACGGCCTGCGCCTGGATCTGACGCCGCGCTGCCTCGAACCCGTCACGCTCGACCGGTGCGCGCCGCAACAAGCCGCGCAGGCCCGCTGGCTGATCGAGATGGAACGGGCGCACGGCGCCTTCCGAGAACAGCACCAGCGCCTGCGCCTTGTCGCTGCGCGCCATCGCGAACAGGCGGTTCAGCCAGAAGCGGTTGGCCACCGCCCGGTCTTCGTATTCGCTGTTGCGACCCGCCGCCGGCAGGAAATGGTTGTTCGCGGCTGGCAGATTGATGGTGGCGTACAGCACCTTGTCCACCTTCCAGTGCGCGTTCTCGGCATAGCTGCGAAAACGCGGACTGGCTGATAGCTGCGTCAGGTGGATCTTGGTTGCGCCAAGCGATTCGGGCTCGCCGTACAGCAGTTCGCGCAGGCGGTTCAGGCGCTCGATCGCATTGGTGCGCTTGGCCGAGTTGCGGCAGCCGGTCCAGTCGCTACCCGACAGCGACACGATCACGGGCCGCTTCGCATGCTCGAACAGGTCGCGCCGCTGCAGGTACAGCTTGTCGCCGCAGCTTTCGTTCTCGCCCTTGATGCCCGTTAGGACGACGAACGACACGGATTTTTCGGACGAATCGGCCAGTGCCTGCTTCAGGCGCGCGTCACTGTCAGCGCGCGCGTCGTTGCCGACCACGGCGAAGCGGTGCGTGGGGCGCTCTTCCTTGTCCTTGTCCTTGGCTTGGCCCACCAGCGGCGCGCAGGCAAGCAGCGTCGCCAGCAGCGCAGCGCGGACAATGACCGGACGCGGGATCGACATCACGCAGCCAGCCGTTTCAGCTCGTAGAGCCGTTCGAGCGCTTCGCGCGGCGTCAGCGCGTCCGGATCGATGGCGTCCAGTGCATCGCGCAAGCCGTCATCCTGGACTTCCGCCACGACGGGCGCCGGGGTGTCGTCGAGATCGTGCTCGGGCAGGGGCGCGGCGAACAGGTCGCGCTGCGGCGTACCACCGGCGGCCTGCGCTTCCAGGCGCGCCAGGTGCTTGCGCGCGGCCTTGATCACCGGCTGCGGCACGCCGGCCAGCTGCGCCACCTGCAAGCCGTAGCTTTGCGACGCCGGACCATCCTGCACCGCATGCAGGAACACGATGCTGTCCTTGTGCTCGACTGCCGACAGGTGCACGTTGTAGGCGCTTGGGTACGACTCCGGCAACTGGGTCAGCTCGAAGTAGTGCGTCGCGAACAGCGTGAAGCTGCGGCTCGTGTCGATCAGGTGGCGCGCGATGGCCCACGCCAGCGCCAGGCCATCGAAGGTCGACGTGCCGCGCCCGACTTCATCCATCAGCACCAGCGAATGCTCGGTGGCGCCGTTGAGGATCGCGGCCGATTCGGTCATCTCGACCATGAAGGTCGAGCGGCCATTGGCCAGGTCGTCGCTGGCGCCGATGCGGGTGAAGATGCGGTCGATCGGGCCCAGCGTGGCTTCGGCCGCCGGTACGTAGCTGCCGACATACGCCAGCAGCGTGATCAGCGCGACCTGGCGCATGAAGGTCGATTTACCGCCCATGTTCGGACCGGTGATCAGGAGCAGGCGGCGCTCGTTGGAGAAGCGGCAATCGTTGGCGATGAAGCGCTCGATCTGATTCTCGACCACCGGATGGCGGCCTTCGACGATGTTCAGGCACGGCGCATCGACCAGCTGCGGTGCGCACCAGCCGTGGCGCAGCGCGTGGC
Encoded proteins:
- a CDS encoding cupin domain-containing protein — encoded protein: MKKLPLLGNLSPAEFLRDYWHKKPLLIRGAIPGFKPLLKFEKLAELAALNHVESRLVSLRDGEWDMQHGPLTELPARSEPNWTMLVQGVNLHDERADELLRQFRFVPDARLDDLMVSFATDGAGVGPHYDSYDVFLLQAHGKRRWRIGAQQDLTIIEGLPLKILANFEAEEEFVLEPGDMLYLPPQYAHDGIAEGECMTYSIGFRSPSFQELGEAFLQFMADSIDLPGRYADPELQEAKNPAEIPKHMLATVTEELNKVRWDEEDVTIFLGEHMSEPKHNVFFTPPAKPLTFGRFMETAAKRGIKLSSKTLMLYRGKNVFINGESLAAGRADKVVLDVLANDRRIDGATLGKATDDVTESLYAWYQDGWVELG
- a CDS encoding peptidylprolyl isomerase, with translation MKIAKDTVVTVNYKLSDAQNNLIEEGSQPMVYLHGGYENTLPKIEEELDGKETGYASTIQVEPDDAFGDYEPELVKVEERSRLPEPIEVGMQFEGVAENGDDEPVIFTVTEIADDKVVLDGNHPLAGMALRFDLSVVDVRAATAEEIQHGHVHGAGGHHHEIDDSDDGDHFRTQPLQ